AACGCTCTCCGTACATTACTTCATAATATTTCCAATCCGTAACCGGTCCGCCGGCAACCCCTACTTTAAATACATCGGGCTTTCTCAACATGATGGAAGTTGTCATGAAACCTCCAAAACTCCAGCCATGAACGGCTAAACGATTCCCGTCAACATAAGGCAGTGATTTCAAATAATCCACTCCTTTCATTTGGTCATCAATCTCGTTAACGCCCAATCTTCCGTGAATCACACTTTCAAAAGCAAATCCTCTGTTGTCTGAACCGCGATTGTCAACAGTAAATACTAAATACCCTTGTTCTGCCATCCAATACATCCAAAGATTAGCGCCATCCAAATAAGAATTGGTAATCATTTGTGCATGCGGTCCGCCGTATACATAAACTAAAACAGGGTATTTTTTAGTTGGGTCAAAATTACTCGGTTTGATTAAACGGGTGTACAAATCGGTGGTGCCGTCGGCTGCTTTAATCGTTTTGATTTCGGCCGTTCCCATTACGTAACCATCGTATTTGTTTTTGCTTACTAATAAAGTCGTAGCTTTCAAATTCTTATCATACAACACTGATTTTGATGGTGTTGAATGATTGGAAAATTCGTCAAAAAACCAATTGCCATCGGTAGAAACAGAAACTGCATGTACGCCTTCCTCTTTAGTGATCAGGGTTTGTTTTCCTTTTAAATCTACTTTATACGCCAACATATTGATTGGATTAGCTCCGGTAGCGGTGAAATAAATTTCGGTTCCGGTAGGATTGCTGCCCAAAATTTCTCGGGTTGGGAATTTATTCGATGTCAGTTGTTTAATCAACTTTCCGTCAATAGAGTAGTAGTATAGGTTCTGAAAACCGTCTTTTTCACTAAACCAAACAAAGTTATTCGATTTTGAATTCGGAAAGAAAGCTTCGTGCTCTGGTTCCACCCAATTCGGATTTTTTTCGTTCAAAATACTTCTGACATAAGCTCCCGTAGCGGCATCATATACATTCAAAGACATATCATTTTGTCCTCGGTTTAACTCTGCTATCAACACATATTTTTCATCGGGCGACCAAGAAAGGTTGGTCAAATAATCATCAACATTGCCTCTTGGGGTAATAAAAGCTGTTTTTTGGTGGCTAAATTGTAAATGCCCACTCTCGGTCTTTCCGATTTTTGGCCAATCATAGGATATTTGATATTCTCTAATTTACCCGGAGTTTCGTTGATATCCAACAAAGGATAATCGGCTACATCAGTTTGGTCTTTTTGGTAAAAGGCTAAAAAAGTGGCTTTTGGCGACCAGAATATGCCGTTGTTAATACCAAATTCATTACGAGCGATAAATTGTCCTGAAACGATAGCTTCATTTGTTTCATTGGTAACCGCTATCTTTTCTTTGCTGCTATTGTAGTAGTATAAATTGTTTTTTTCAGTAAAGGCTAAATTGGCATGGTTGGCGTCAAACGTTGGGTTTTCCCCAATTTCACTAGTGGTTTGAATCAGCTTCCCTGTTTTGGTAGCCACATTGTAAGTGTAATAATTAGCCGCATCTGTAATAAGAAGGGTATTGGCATCAATGAAGGTTACTCCCGCAAAGTTTTTAAGTTTGGTTCCTAACTCTTTGTTGATATCCGTTAACGTAATTAGTTCTGAGGCTTTGCTGTCTTTGGTGTTAGCCGTCATCATTTTGGTGAAAGTATCCGCAAAATAAACATAGCGATTGGTATTTGGAATCCATTGAAATCCTAACAGTTTATCTGCTCTGAAAGCCCTGTTTTGCTGCATTACAGCTTCGTCTAAAGAGATTTTCTTCAGCTGTGCCTGCATAGAAACGACAGCTATAAAGAAAGCGAAAGTCAAAAGTATTTTTTTGTTCATCATAAGGATTTGTTTGTTGCGGTAAATGTATAAAAAAAGGATACTCTTTAGTATTGAAAAAGTATCCGGCGTTACAGTTGGTTCTGATTTCTTTTTAAGACAAGCGAAAATTTAATCGGCCAAACGGCGTAGTTTATTTTTGTCAACAATTTTGATACGTTTGCCTACCAATTCAATCAGGTTACTTTTGTTGAGTTCAGATAATAAACGAATACAACTTTCGGTGGCGGTACCAATCATTCCGGCCAATTCTTCGCGGGATAGTTGCAGGCGCAAGGTGCCATCGGTTTCATTGCCAAAGGTTTCTTCCAAATAAATCAGCGTTCCGGCCAAACGTTCCTTCACACTTTTTTGAGCCATATCAACCATGTGTACGTCAGCTTCTTTTAAATCACCGCAAATGCTTTTCATCACATTCATCGAAAAATTGTTATTCTGATTGAAGAACTGCATGATTTCCGTTTTCGGAATAAAACAAACTTCCATATCTTCTAAAGCTACGGCTGTTAAGTTAGCCGGTTCATCGCTTATCATGGAACGCTGCCCTAATAATTCGCCGGGTTTAACCAATTTTACAATTTGGTCTTTACCGTTAGAACTTAGTTTAGAAAGTTTACAAACCCCGTCTTTTACGCAATAAATACCGTTGGTCATTTCGCCTTCCTCAAAAATAGGTTCGCCTTTTTTGATAGTATAGGAAGTTTTGCAGTCCGCCATTTTGAGCAGTTCTTCTTTGCTCAATGCTTTGAGCGAACTAAACTGTCTTACGATACATTGCTCACACTTATTCATATTCATGTTCGGGTTTTGTCGTTACAAATATATTCAAAAGTATGACAAATATCATTTTTTGAAGGGAAACATAATTTGACCTTTGTCACAGGTAAAAATGAGCAAATTATGACTACATCACAGTGTTTCCATTGTGGTAATGAAATCCAGAAGAATGAAGAAATTCTTTTTGATGCTAAACAATTTTGTTGCAATGGGTGTAAAACCGTCTACGAAATTTTCAGCCAAAACGATTTATCTTGTTACTATGATTTCCAAGCAGCGCCGGGCGCTACACCACAGGATATTAAAGGAAAATATGATTTTTTAGCCAATGAAAGTATTGTTGACAAATTATTGGAATTCAAGGAGAATACAACACATATTGTTTCACTCTACATTCCTCATATACACTGTAGTTCGTGTATTTGGATTCTGGAAAATCTACAAAAACTTCAAGCAGGAATAAGCACCTCGCAGGTAAACTTCCCTGAAAAAAAAGTACGCATTACTTACCACCCCGAAAAGACATCGCTGCAGGACATTGTGGAGATGCTTTGTTCTATTGGGTACGAACCATATATCAGTTTAGAAAACTTTGACGAAGGCAAAAAGAAAGTGGACCGCTCCCTTATTTATAAAATAGGGGTGGCATTCTTTTGTTTCGGCAATATCATGCTGCTGTCGTTTCCCGAATATTTTGAAGTCAATGAATTTTGGATAGACCAATACAAAGATTTCTTCCGTTGGCTGATTTTTGCCCTTTCCTTACCGGCTTTTATTTACTCGGCCTCAGGATATTATGTAGCCGCTTGGAAAAGCATCAGACAAGGCATGCTCAATATTGAAATACCGATTGCTTTAGGGATAGTGGTAATGTTTATTCGTAGTACGGTAGATATAGTGTTCAACTACGGACAAGGGTTCTTTGACAGCATGTGCGGGCTGATTTTCTTTATGTTGTTGGGCAAACTGTTCCAGCAAAAAACCTATGACTTTCTCTCTTTTGAACGCGATTATAAATCCTATTTCCCTATTGCTATTACCAAAATTCTGCCTAACGGAAAGGAAGTAGCGGTTCAGGTATATGATATTGAAAAAGGCGATCGATTGTTAATCAGAAACCAGGAGTTGATTCCTGTTGACGGTATCTTGATTTCTGAATCGGCCTCTATTGATTACAGTTTTGTTACCGGAGAGGCGGTTCCTATTGCCAAACAATCGGGAGACAAAATATTTGCCGGAGGAAAACAACTGGGAAAAGTGATTGAAATGGAAGTGTTGTTCTCCGTTTCTCAGAGTTACTTAACACAATTGTGGAGCAACGATGTGTTTCAAAAAAGGGTAGAGCAGAAGCATAAATCCATCACCGATAAAATCAGTCGCTACTTCACCCCGGCCTTGCTGGTATTAGCTGTTGTGTCTTTTATGTATTGGGTTTTTATAGATGTTACTACAGCATTTAATGTATTTACTGCCATACTGATTGTCGCCTGTCCGTGTGCTTTGGCCCTGACGGCCCCTTTCACTTTAGGTAATGTGTTGCGCATTATGGGCAATCGAAAATTGTATTTAAAAAACGCCATAGTGGTCGAGCAATTAGCCAAAGTGGATACCATCGTTTTTGATAAAACCGGAACGATAACTACCCATAAAAAATCGGCTATAGTTCAGCATGGCGTTTTTGAGGAAGCTGATTTGGCTATACTAAAAAATGCCCTCCGAGGGTCTAACCACCCATTAAGCAGAAGGTTGTATGATTATTTACCCGAATATCCAAAAGCCACGGTTCATGATTTTGAAGAACTCACCGGAAAAGGAATTCAGGCCCTTGTTGATGGTAAAACCATTAAGATTGGTTCCGCTTCATTTGTGGGCGATGCTGACGAAAACGTACTGAAACAAACCAATGTATATGTGAGTATCGATGGCATTTATAAAGGAAAGTTCATTTTTGATAACCAATACCGCGATGGTTTAGAAGGACTGTTTGCGCAACTCAGCAAGCAATACGAAATCAAAGTCCTTTCCGGAGATAATGAAGGCGAAAAAGAAGCGCTGGAACAATTAC
Above is a genomic segment from Flavobacterium phycosphaerae containing:
- a CDS encoding DPP IV N-terminal domain-containing protein; the protein is MMNKKILLTFAFFIAVVSMQAQLKKISLDEAVMQQNRAFRADKLLGFQWIPNTNRYVYFADTFTKMMTANTKDSKASELITLTDINKELGTKLKNFAGVTFIDANTLLITDAANYYTYNVATKTGKLIQTTSEIGENPTFDANHANLAFTEKNNLYYYNSSKEKIAVTNETNEAIVSGQFIARNEFGINNGIFWSPKATFLAFYQKDQTDVADYPLLDINETPGKLENIKYPMIGQKSERPRVGIYNLATKKQLLLPQEAMLMII
- a CDS encoding S9 family peptidase, translated to MTNLSWSPDEKYVLIAELNRGQNDMSLNVYDAATGAYVRSILNEKNPNWVEPEHEAFFPNSKSNNFVWFSEKDGFQNLYYYSIDGKLIKQLTSNKFPTREILGSNPTGTEIYFTATGANPINMLAYKVDLKGKQTLITKEEGVHAVSVSTDGNWFFDEFSNHSTPSKSVLYDKNLKATTLLVSKNKYDGYVMGTAEIKTIKAADGTTDLYTRLIKPSNFDPTKKYPVLVYVYGGPHAQMITNSYLDGANLWMYWMAEQGYLVFTVDNRGSDNRGFAFESVIHGRLGVNEIDDQMKGVDYLKSLPYVDGNRLAVHGWSFGGFMTTSIMLRKPDVFKVGVAGGPVTDWKYYEVMYGERYMDTPAENQKGFDEASTLNYVKDLKGKLLLIHGTSDDVVVMQNNFSLIKKFVEAQKQVDFFAYPMHKHNVLGKDRVHLMTKVLNYVIDNNK
- a CDS encoding Crp/Fnr family transcriptional regulator, whose product is MNKCEQCIVRQFSSLKALSKEELLKMADCKTSYTIKKGEPIFEEGEMTNGIYCVKDGVCKLSKLSSNGKDQIVKLVKPGELLGQRSMISDEPANLTAVALEDMEVCFIPKTEIMQFFNQNNNFSMNVMKSICGDLKEADVHMVDMAQKSVKERLAGTLIYLEETFGNETDGTLRLQLSREELAGMIGTATESCIRLLSELNKSNLIELVGKRIKIVDKNKLRRLAD
- a CDS encoding heavy metal translocating P-type ATPase, with amino-acid sequence MTTSQCFHCGNEIQKNEEILFDAKQFCCNGCKTVYEIFSQNDLSCYYDFQAAPGATPQDIKGKYDFLANESIVDKLLEFKENTTHIVSLYIPHIHCSSCIWILENLQKLQAGISTSQVNFPEKKVRITYHPEKTSLQDIVEMLCSIGYEPYISLENFDEGKKKVDRSLIYKIGVAFFCFGNIMLLSFPEYFEVNEFWIDQYKDFFRWLIFALSLPAFIYSASGYYVAAWKSIRQGMLNIEIPIALGIVVMFIRSTVDIVFNYGQGFFDSMCGLIFFMLLGKLFQQKTYDFLSFERDYKSYFPIAITKILPNGKEVAVQVYDIEKGDRLLIRNQELIPVDGILISESASIDYSFVTGEAVPIAKQSGDKIFAGGKQLGKVIEMEVLFSVSQSYLTQLWSNDVFQKRVEQKHKSITDKISRYFTPALLVLAVVSFMYWVFIDVTTAFNVFTAILIVACPCALALTAPFTLGNVLRIMGNRKLYLKNAIVVEQLAKVDTIVFDKTGTITTHKKSAIVQHGVFEEADLAILKNALRGSNHPLSRRLYDYLPEYPKATVHDFEELTGKGIQALVDGKTIKIGSASFVGDADENVLKQTNVYVSIDGIYKGKFIFDNQYRDGLEGLFAQLSKQYEIKVLSGDNEGEKEALEQLLPKNTELVFNQKPEQKLAFIENLQKQGKNVLMIGDGLNDAGALAQSNVGISISENVNVFSPACDGILDASQFKKIDFFLGYSKNAMRTIYMSFGLSLLYNVVGLSFAVSGNLLPIVAAIIMPLSTITIVGFVTVMSNYFARK